A window of the Desulforapulum autotrophicum HRM2 genome harbors these coding sequences:
- a CDS encoding OmpA family protein, with protein sequence MVRYSVLFFCLFFVCACGSKTTVILLPQADGKTGSVVVKSRSDSIVLDKPYTYTMVSNDRLDTSENSIAKERVASEYQNLLASEPVAPVSFIFYFNTGDTSLTKESLDLIPEVLNSVKERAPSEISIIGHTDTKGASVYNNKLSLERANKVAKIITHIDANLKNIYIQFHGENDPLVITGDNVSEKRNRRVEIMVR encoded by the coding sequence ATGGTTCGATATTCGGTTCTTTTTTTCTGTTTGTTCTTTGTGTGTGCCTGCGGCTCAAAAACTACGGTTATTCTTCTGCCCCAGGCGGATGGCAAAACAGGTTCGGTTGTTGTAAAATCCCGGTCTGACTCAATTGTTCTTGATAAACCCTATACGTACACAATGGTCAGCAACGACCGGCTTGATACGTCTGAAAATTCCATTGCAAAAGAAAGGGTGGCCAGTGAATATCAAAATCTTCTGGCATCGGAACCTGTCGCACCTGTATCGTTTATTTTTTATTTTAATACGGGTGATACCAGTCTTACAAAGGAGTCCCTGGACCTTATTCCTGAGGTGTTGAACAGTGTAAAAGAGCGTGCACCCTCAGAAATAAGCATTATCGGTCATACAGACACAAAGGGGGCGTCAGTCTACAATAATAAATTATCCCTGGAGCGGGCAAACAAAGTTGCAAAAATTATAACCCACATTGATGCAAATCTGAAAAATATTTATATCCAGTTCCATGGGGAAAATGATCCCCTTGTTATAACGGGTGACAATGTTTCTGAAAAAAGAAATCGGCGTGTTGAAATAATGGTTCGTTAA
- a CDS encoding FecR family protein, producing the protein MNYRDQFFLKLLVLCFIGLGLSSARIFAMEHVGMVKNISGDVQIQRGGVLIPAHPGVKLMNADILITRAKGAAGVVFIDGSTLAIGPDTQFNIKGYQFEPDIKAYDFSMYLTQGSALYTSGKIGKLSPDSVKISTPRATVGVRGTRFIVKVQ; encoded by the coding sequence ATGAATTACAGGGACCAATTTTTTTTGAAACTCCTTGTCCTTTGTTTTATTGGGCTTGGACTGTCTTCAGCCCGGATATTTGCCATGGAACATGTTGGAATGGTGAAAAATATATCCGGTGATGTTCAAATTCAAAGGGGAGGTGTTTTGATCCCGGCCCACCCGGGAGTGAAACTCATGAATGCGGATATTTTGATCACCCGAGCAAAAGGGGCGGCAGGTGTTGTGTTCATAGATGGAAGCACCCTTGCCATTGGGCCGGATACGCAATTTAATATCAAGGGTTACCAGTTTGAACCGGATATCAAGGCCTATGATTTTTCAATGTACCTCACGCAGGGATCAGCCCTTTACACCTCAGGAAAAATTGGAAAGCTCTCACCAGATTCTGTGAAAATTTCTACACCAAGGGCCACTGTGGGTGTCAGGGGCACACGATTTATTGTAAAAGTTCAATAG